Proteins encoded within one genomic window of Candidatus Zixiibacteriota bacterium:
- a CDS encoding DUF2723 domain-containing protein encodes MEIKRYLPGEGFDRTNAIIAGLVFLFSFVIYRMTVAPTLSFWDCGEFIACAYTLGVPHPPGWPLFVVLGRVISVLPIAADISFRINMLSVIGSAFVAFFGYLSVVRMIKYWYANTEFDGWKRVIAYLGGTIGAFFMAFSASHWGNAVEAEVFGISMMLMTMILWLLLLYYEHRDTPKGNRIIILACYLGMLSVAAHLATFLIIPVAAIFFILKKDAPPRAWVALCAFFVAELLAIIMVSNGRGGFPAFIALSIIFLTIVAIMVYRHINWPILIGIAAFSMIMIGFYEFLFGIIGGSLVLLLAAYFFRQSEWRTGIIIILVAVIGFSFHLLIPIRSALDPEIDMNKTSRSFKSFVDFLDRKQYGRQSMVDRMFERRGTWSHQFGRHANMGFWSYFEDQYSNPKVFGLLFLMGLFGVVFMIRKKMEIGLPFLIFLLLATVGLVLYMNFADGIKYNERTGDAYLEVRNRDYFFTPAFIYFGLAIGIGAAALMEWVRAKTASARPAAYQRPAMLAMSLMIFLPSLALAHNYFTNDRSRNYYPYIYAYNILQTCEKDAILFTSGDNDTFPLWCVQAVYGLRKDVHVVNLSLFNTDWYVAQMKDHGVPLSLTDDQIYWYPFDYDGEEIMRPKETFYDRPRKRKTYLIPLPYEGRVMKLQDMLMDDVVLTNNWKNPVYFSSEPYAESPLKLRDLSIADGMLYKMVKNPPGRKIDVESGHRLFTEVYKYDGLNDPTIFRDENASGVMLTLGFNALRIYDEFQRTGQKERGLEMLHFIVDKYPEFFQAYVTLSQEYKKDGDTAKADSVLAGMERTLADLHRRNPSSLFYIQDLGLAKYYRGDVEGGLALLWEAFDANPNSAYAYRKLMQVLFDTKRSSEIIKATQMYAAYKINLSDPLVRSVLDMSQPPAPQGAPGGEIPTGP; translated from the coding sequence TACTCTGGGCGTCCCGCATCCTCCGGGTTGGCCGCTATTTGTCGTTCTGGGGAGAGTAATCTCTGTCCTCCCTATTGCCGCCGATATCTCTTTCCGCATAAACATGCTTTCCGTGATAGGCTCCGCCTTTGTCGCTTTCTTCGGCTATCTGTCGGTGGTTCGGATGATAAAATATTGGTATGCCAATACCGAATTTGACGGCTGGAAGCGCGTCATTGCTTACCTCGGTGGCACCATTGGCGCTTTTTTTATGGCCTTCTCTGCCTCGCACTGGGGCAATGCCGTGGAGGCCGAGGTCTTTGGCATCTCGATGATGCTGATGACGATGATTCTATGGTTGCTGCTTTTATATTATGAACATCGCGACACGCCCAAAGGAAATCGAATAATAATTTTGGCCTGCTATCTGGGCATGCTCAGCGTGGCCGCCCATCTGGCCACTTTTCTGATCATCCCGGTGGCGGCGATTTTCTTTATCCTCAAAAAAGATGCCCCGCCCAGAGCCTGGGTGGCCCTTTGTGCCTTTTTTGTGGCCGAATTGCTGGCCATTATCATGGTCTCCAATGGGCGCGGCGGATTCCCGGCCTTCATTGCCCTTTCGATCATATTCCTGACCATCGTGGCAATCATGGTTTACCGTCATATCAACTGGCCGATCCTGATCGGTATCGCCGCCTTCTCCATGATTATGATCGGATTCTACGAGTTCCTTTTTGGAATAATCGGCGGTTCACTCGTGCTTTTGCTGGCCGCTTATTTCTTCCGCCAATCGGAATGGCGAACCGGTATCATAATTATTCTTGTGGCCGTGATTGGTTTTTCTTTCCATCTGCTCATTCCCATCCGTTCCGCGCTCGACCCGGAAATCGATATGAATAAAACCTCCCGGAGCTTTAAGTCCTTTGTCGATTTCCTGGACCGCAAGCAGTACGGCCGACAATCGATGGTGGACCGCATGTTCGAACGGCGCGGCACCTGGTCGCATCAATTCGGACGGCATGCCAATATGGGCTTCTGGAGCTATTTCGAAGACCAGTACAGCAATCCCAAAGTCTTCGGCCTGCTTTTCCTGATGGGACTTTTCGGAGTCGTTTTCATGATCCGGAAGAAAATGGAGATCGGCCTGCCGTTTCTGATCTTCCTTCTCCTGGCGACGGTGGGGTTGGTTCTTTACATGAACTTCGCCGACGGTATCAAATACAATGAGCGGACAGGTGATGCCTATCTTGAGGTGAGAAACCGGGATTATTTCTTCACCCCGGCCTTCATCTATTTTGGCCTCGCCATCGGGATAGGGGCCGCCGCCCTGATGGAATGGGTACGTGCCAAAACCGCAAGCGCCCGGCCGGCGGCCTATCAAAGACCGGCCATGCTGGCCATGTCGCTGATGATCTTCCTCCCTTCGCTGGCTCTGGCGCATAACTATTTCACGAACGACCGTTCCCGAAATTATTACCCTTACATTTACGCTTATAATATTCTCCAGACATGCGAAAAGGACGCCATACTCTTCACATCCGGTGATAACGATACTTTCCCCTTATGGTGCGTACAAGCGGTGTATGGCCTCCGTAAAGACGTTCATGTGGTCAATCTTTCCCTTTTCAATACCGACTGGTACGTGGCCCAAATGAAAGATCACGGGGTGCCGTTATCGCTCACGGACGACCAGATATACTGGTATCCTTTTGACTACGATGGCGAGGAGATCATGCGGCCGAAAGAGACGTTCTATGACCGTCCGCGGAAACGGAAAACCTATTTGATTCCTCTCCCCTATGAGGGAAGAGTGATGAAACTTCAGGACATGCTGATGGATGACGTGGTCCTGACCAACAACTGGAAAAACCCCGTTTATTTCTCCTCGGAGCCGTATGCCGAATCGCCGCTCAAGCTGCGCGACCTGTCGATTGCCGACGGTATGCTTTATAAGATGGTGAAAAATCCGCCGGGGCGCAAAATTGACGTCGAAAGCGGCCATCGGCTGTTCACCGAAGTCTATAAATATGACGGCCTGAATGATCCCACCATATTTCGGGATGAAAACGCCTCGGGAGTCATGCTCACGCTGGGATTCAATGCTCTGAGAATATATGATGAATTCCAGAGAACCGGGCAGAAAGAAAGGGGTCTGGAGATGCTTCATTTCATTGTCGATAAATACCCCGAATTTTTCCAGGCTTATGTCACCCTTTCCCAGGAATATAAGAAGGATGGCGATACGGCTAAAGCCGACAGCGTCCTCGCCGGTATGGAGCGGACACTGGCCGATTTGCACCGGAGAAATCCATCCAGCCTCTTTTACATCCAGGATCTGGGGCTGGCGAAATATTATCGCGGCGATGTTGAGGGCGGGTTGGCCCTGCTGTGGGAGGCTTTCGATGCCAATCCCAACAGCGCCTATGCCTATCGCAAGTTAATGCAGGTTCTCTTTGATACCAAGCGATCTTCGGAGATAATCAAGGCCACACAGATGTACGCCGCTTATAAGATTAATCTGAGCGATCCCCTGGTACGGTCGGTTCTGGATATGTCCCAGCCGCCCGCTCCACAGGGAGCACCGGGCGGTGAAATACCCACCGGGCCTTAA
- a CDS encoding EamA family transporter yields the protein MAILIYTLLCLIWGSTWMAIKVGLEDSPPLWSAGLRFVIAGLMVLVISRFRSAKFPRSWKELGKVAIPGIFMYGLSYMLVYRSEVYIDSALTAVLFASFPFFVAGISHFMLREESLNLWGWVGLVIGFLGTAVVSYDSLLQSRFVFLGTLLVLLAAAASAYGTVYIRARLKEYDIAVMASIQMILGALIIVLTAFIFEPLNAFRITFKSVTALFYLAVFGTVVAFLGYYWLLKRLRAIIVSQIGFITPIIALILGYFFMSERLSFRAGIGSLLILAGVFLVVRRGSK from the coding sequence ATGGCAATTCTGATATATACGCTTCTCTGTCTTATCTGGGGTTCAACCTGGATGGCCATAAAGGTCGGATTGGAGGATTCTCCGCCGCTCTGGTCGGCCGGGCTCCGTTTTGTGATTGCCGGCCTGATGGTTCTTGTAATCAGCCGGTTTCGAAGCGCCAAATTCCCCCGCTCCTGGAAAGAATTAGGGAAAGTGGCCATACCCGGCATATTCATGTATGGTCTCAGTTATATGCTTGTCTATCGGTCGGAGGTTTACATCGATTCGGCTCTGACGGCCGTTCTCTTTGCTTCCTTTCCCTTTTTTGTGGCCGGCATTTCTCATTTCATGCTGCGCGAGGAATCTCTCAACCTTTGGGGATGGGTCGGTCTGGTAATCGGCTTTCTGGGTACCGCCGTTGTCTCCTACGACTCTCTGCTCCAGTCCAGATTTGTTTTTCTGGGAACACTGCTTGTCCTTCTGGCCGCAGCCGCCTCGGCCTACGGGACAGTTTACATTCGCGCCCGTCTCAAGGAATATGATATTGCCGTCATGGCCTCCATCCAGATGATTCTGGGCGCTCTTATTATTGTTTTGACTGCTTTCATTTTCGAGCCGCTGAATGCTTTCCGGATAACTTTCAAATCGGTCACCGCCTTGTTTTATCTTGCCGTATTCGGCACCGTCGTGGCTTTTCTCGGATACTACTGGCTGCTGAAAAGACTGCGCGCTATTATTGTCTCCCAGATCGGATTCATAACTCCGATCATTGCACTTATCCTGGGATATTTCTTCATGTCCGAGAGATTATCATTTCGGGCCGGGATTGGATCGCTTCTAATTCTGGCCGGGGTCTTTCTGGTTGTCAGAAGAGGGAGCAAATGA
- a CDS encoding glycosyltransferase family 39 protein — MKRFIQRHPLWTCLTVALLLRLIAVVYSKGYMASDDHYETVQVAYDGIQSGLLNEDGLLKWNAVQPGDIGRSPLYVLFLYTQMTVLKALGIENLDGMMYFVRAVHAILSLLTVWFGYKYVHRATGKSNYALLAGMILAGHFLMPYLSVRNLIEQVSADFLLPALFFAWKGTEENDSRLMIVSGLLAGLSWMIRFNAALAVIMIPWAAWYLTRNIRPALYFASGLLAMFLFSGTLDMIYLGGFGRSTINILSSVIYPPGAPPIPQPFWTYAVLVLAVLIPPFSFYFIFSFFRRRIVARHLIIFSAAALFFIAHSFIRHKEERFLIPIFPLLIVMGTIGLESWLSGNRIAPVHRRLFKISGIAALVINIALLAVFTVHYGHKGSVEPFVYLSKQPDVRNLLIDRTERNNLVPYAYAGFSSPVPIKIENWEMLGPSNRFYYKFDSINYFVIFTDTALSRHLDTLVDHFGPMKEVFHATPSALDRLLHLMNPAHNFTNESWVFKKD, encoded by the coding sequence ATGAAACGATTCATTCAAAGACATCCCCTCTGGACCTGCCTGACAGTGGCGCTGCTTCTGCGTCTCATAGCGGTAGTCTATTCCAAAGGATACATGGCTTCGGATGACCATTACGAAACCGTCCAGGTTGCTTATGACGGCATCCAATCGGGACTGCTCAACGAAGACGGCCTGTTGAAGTGGAATGCCGTCCAGCCGGGTGATATCGGCCGCTCGCCGCTCTATGTGCTCTTTCTGTATACCCAGATGACCGTGCTCAAAGCGCTTGGAATAGAGAATCTCGACGGCATGATGTACTTCGTCAGAGCGGTGCATGCGATTCTTTCTCTCCTGACCGTCTGGTTCGGCTATAAATATGTCCATCGGGCGACCGGGAAAAGCAATTATGCCCTGCTGGCCGGGATGATACTGGCCGGGCATTTTCTGATGCCCTATCTCTCGGTGCGAAACCTGATCGAGCAGGTCTCCGCTGACTTCTTGCTTCCGGCACTCTTCTTTGCCTGGAAAGGCACGGAGGAAAATGACAGCCGCCTGATGATTGTTTCCGGTTTGCTGGCCGGCCTAAGCTGGATGATACGCTTCAATGCCGCTCTGGCGGTGATAATGATCCCCTGGGCTGCATGGTATCTGACCCGGAACATCCGCCCGGCGCTTTATTTTGCTTCCGGTCTGCTGGCGATGTTTCTTTTCAGCGGCACGCTCGATATGATATATCTGGGCGGCTTCGGGCGATCGACCATTAATATTCTCAGCAGCGTCATCTATCCGCCCGGCGCTCCGCCGATTCCGCAGCCGTTCTGGACTTATGCCGTACTTGTCCTGGCCGTCCTCATCCCGCCTTTCTCCTTCTACTTCATCTTTTCCTTTTTCCGCAGGAGAATCGTTGCCCGGCATCTCATAATCTTTTCGGCGGCGGCGCTATTCTTTATCGCACATAGTTTCATCAGACATAAGGAAGAGCGCTTTCTTATCCCCATCTTTCCTCTGCTCATCGTCATGGGAACCATCGGCCTGGAAAGCTGGCTTTCCGGGAATCGGATTGCCCCCGTTCATCGCCGCCTGTTCAAGATTTCAGGTATTGCCGCTCTCGTGATCAATATCGCCCTGCTGGCCGTCTTCACAGTACATTATGGGCACAAAGGTTCGGTGGAGCCGTTTGTCTATCTGTCCAAACAACCAGATGTCAGAAATCTCTTGATTGACCGCACCGAACGGAACAATCTGGTCCCCTATGCTTACGCCGGTTTTTCCAGTCCGGTCCCGATAAAAATAGAAAATTGGGAAATGCTCGGCCCCTCCAACCGTTTCTATTATAAATTCGATTCCATAAACTATTTCGTCATCTTCACCGACACCGCCTTGAGCCGCCACCTGGATACACTGGTCGATCACTTCGGGCCGATGAAAGAGGTTTTTCACGCCACGCCCTCGGCTCTGGATCGATTGCTTCATTTAATGAATCCGGCGCACAATTTCACCAATGAATCATGGGTTTTCAAGAAGGATTAA
- a CDS encoding helix-hairpin-helix domain-containing protein yields MARFTGLSAAQLKALLFFSGVLFVFSLSRFAGSYETIGTVGAEPLHPVPTEAKHHDTIIKVNLNLSPADSLQLLPGIGPALAERIVSFRDSAGPFEKPEDIIKVKGIGNRMYEKIRPYVEVTPW; encoded by the coding sequence ATGGCTCGATTTACCGGTTTATCAGCGGCACAGTTAAAAGCACTGCTCTTTTTCTCGGGAGTTCTGTTTGTCTTCTCCCTGAGCCGCTTTGCCGGAAGTTATGAAACAATCGGCACTGTCGGCGCGGAACCTCTGCATCCCGTGCCGACCGAGGCAAAACATCACGATACCATCATTAAAGTCAATCTTAACCTATCCCCCGCAGATTCGCTCCAACTTCTTCCCGGCATTGGACCGGCCCTGGCCGAACGTATCGTCTCATTTCGCGACAGCGCCGGGCCTTTTGAAAAGCCGGAAGATATAATAAAGGTCAAAGGGATTGGCAACCGCATGTATGAAAAAATCCGCCCTTACGTTGAGGTGACGCCATGGTAG